From the Microtus ochrogaster isolate Prairie Vole_2 unplaced genomic scaffold, MicOch1.0 UNK16, whole genome shotgun sequence genome, one window contains:
- the Tchh gene encoding trichohyalin, with protein sequence MSPLLRSVIDIAEVFDHYATHSCEGASLSKKDLKNLLERELGDVLQRPHDPETVDVILELLDRDSNGRVDFNEFLLFLFKLAQACYSAINQAIGLDEKTALPREKRSLSQDRRQEDQRRFEPRDVQRDEEPGRRSWQKRREQEERAEEQSRRQERLEERQQRRELQELEERLAEKEPLSWSQGPDAEEFSEEEEQQRQELRSREQREERRLQQLRDPELRRQQELVAEEDEEQTQLREPQTLTRRLQRQLESEAEARQNKVYSRPRRQEPEERQLREQEQRSRELQQQRAQEKEERLEQQQQQRSQRRQAEEQRFREEEQQRAELQDSLLEERQRRRQAERRQLQEESQRGRTLYAKPSARQQKEEVLREERLLQEEAQQRRQRDRKYRQEEERLQQEEEELRQEEEQLRREEEQLQREEERLQKERRRLQQERQYRKESDVQREEEQLQREEERLQQQEERLRKERRRLQQERQDRKENNLQREEEQLQRDEEQLQLDEEQLHRERRRLQQERQYQEENLQQEEERLQQEEGRLRRERRRLQQERQYQEEDLQRLRDEGQRRDLKWQWLPEKETEARGRRLFSKRREDGEQIRQLEDSLEHERPSRQDRRPLQDEAEEKRELEQERRRRQQRDRQFLEEEQLQRERQREAARQGERLREEEQLLRDLRRRPQERDGKFLEEERQLRKEREELRQRREERQFQEEEPRHQELRQERDRKSREEQERRQQRREEEQLREEEQLRQQRDRKFRREEERLQELEEEQLKERLQELEEEQLRRQERDRKLRREEERLQELEEEQLRRQERDRKLRRDQERLQELEEEQLQDRKFPREQELRRDRKLRREEELRQELEEEQLRDRKLRVEEQLRREREAERQRVQERDRNFRREQEFRQELEDEQPRDRKFRREQELRRDRKLHEEEERLQELEEEQLRRQERDRKLRREEERLQELEEEQLRKLRREEERLQELEEEQLKDRKFPREQELRRDRKLRREEELRQELEEEQLRRQERDRKLRREEERLQELEEEQLQDRKLRVEEQLRREREAERQRGQERDRKFRREEELRRDRKLREEEELRQELQEEQLRRQERDRKFREQKEHRQERDQRFRGEPELRNEREGHQRRRQELEEEQLRFEEQQRRHQEREQQLRQERDREFREEKQERQEREELQLRRQKRDGQYQAENQFARDTIRRRQEQERRQEEERRRRQERERKFQEERIRRQEEQRRRQALETGTRQFANVPVRSSPLYEYIQEQRSQYRP encoded by the exons atgtctCCACTTCTAAGAAGCGTTATTGACATCGCTGAAGTTTTCGATCATTATGCCACACATAGCTGTGAAGGAGCATCACTGAGCAAGAAAGACCTGAAGAATCTCCTGGAAAGGGAACTTGGAGATGTCCTCCAG AGACCACATGACCCTGAGACGGTAGATGTGATCCTAGAACTTCTGGATCGGGACTCCAACGGGCGTGTTGATTTCAACGAATTCCTCCTGTTCCTTTTCAAGCTTGCTCAAGCTTGCTATTCGGCTATCAATCAGGCCATAGGGCTAGATGAGAAGACAGCCCTGCCTAGAGAGAAGAGGAGCCTGTCACAAGATCGCAGGCAAGAAGACCAAAGGAGATTCGAGCCCCGGGACGTACAACGGGACGAAGAACCCGGGCGCCGAAGCTGGCAGAAAAGACGTGAGCAGGAGGAGCGCGCTGAGGagcagagcaggaggcaggagagactGGAGGAGCGACAGCAGAGGCGAGAACTGCAGGAACTGGAGGAGCGCCTAGCGGAGAAAGAGCCGCTAAGCTGGAGCCAGGGTCCTGATGCTGAAGAGTTTTCCGAGGAAGAGGAACAGCAAAGGCAAGAactcaggagcagggagcagagggaagagaggcgGCTGCAGCAGCTGCGCGACCCCGAGCTGAGGCGTCAGCAGGAGTTGGTGGCTGAGGAGGACGAGGAGCAGACGCAACTCCGGGAGCCCCAGACTCTCACTCGGAGGTTGCAGAGGCAGCTCGAAAGCGAGGCCGAAGCCCGTCAGAACAAAGTCTACTCCAGGCCACGCAGACAGGAGCCGGAAGAGCGTCAGCTCCGGGAGCAGGAGCAACGGTCCCGGGAGCTCCAACAGCAGCGCGCCCAGGAGAAGGAGGAACgcctggagcagcagcagcagcagcggtcGCAGAGGCGCCAGGCTGAGGAGCAGCGCTTCCgggaggaggagcagcagagagcagagctccaggacagcctcctAGAGGAACGCCAGAGGCGTCGTCAGGCCGAGCGCAGGCAACTGCAGGAAGAAAGCCAGAGGGGCCGCACGCTGTACGCCAAACCCAGCgccaggcagcagaaagaggaagtgcTGCGGGAGGAGCGGCTGCTGCAAGAAGAGGCTCAGCAGCGCCGGCAACGGGACAGGAAATACCGCCAGGAGGAAGAGCggctgcagcaggaggaggaggagctgcggcaggaggaggagcagctgcGGCGAGAGGAAGAGCAGCTGCAGcgggaggaagaaaggctgcAGAAGGAAAGGAGGCGTCTGCAGCAGGAGAGGCAGTATCGCAAGGAGAGCGACGTGCAGCGCGAGGAAGAGCAGCTGCAACGGGAGGAAGAGCGgctgcagcagcaggaagaaCGGCTGCGGAAGGAAAGGAGGCGCCTGCAGCAGGAGAGGCAGGATCGCAAGGAGAACAACTTGCAGCGCGAGGAAGAGCAGCTGCAGCGGGACGAAGAGCAGCTGCAGCTAGACGAAGAGCAGCTGCATAGGGAAAGGAGGCGCCTGCAGCAAGAGAGGCAGTATCAAGAGGAGAAcctgcagcaggaggaagagcggctgcagcaggaggaagggCGGCTACGGAGAGAAAGGAGGCGCCTGCAGCAGGAGAGGCAGTATCAAGAGGAGGACCTGCAGAGGCTGCGGGACGAAGGTCAGCGTAGGGATCTGAAGTGGCAGTGGCtaccagagaaagaaactgaagctcGTGGCCGCAGGCTCTTCTCCAAACGCAGGGAGGATGGAGAACAGATCCGGCAGCTGGAGGATTCTCTGGAGCATGAGAGACCCTCACGTCAGGATCGGCGGCCTCTGCAAGACGAAGCAGAAGAGAAGCGAGAGCTGGAGCAGGAGAGGCGGCGGCGACAGCAGCGTGACCGGCAGTTCCTAGAGGAAGAGCAGCTGCAGCGAGAGCGCCAACGGGAAGCCGCACGACAAGGCGAGAGGCTCCGGGAGGAAGAGCAGCTCCTGAGAGACTTGAGGAGACGGCCACAGGAGAGGGACGGAAAGTTCCTTGAGGAGGAAAGGCAACTGCGGAAGGAGCGGGAAGAACTGAGGCAAAGACGAGAAGAGAGACAGTTCCAGGAGGAGGAGCCGCGCCACCAAGAACTTAGGCAGGAGCGCGACAGAAAATCCCGTGAGGAACAAGAGCGCCGCCAGCAGCGGCGTGAGGAGGAGCAGCTCCGGGAGGAAGAGCAGCTCCGTCAGCAACGAGACAGGAAATTCCGCCGGGAAGAAGAGCGCCTGCAGGAGCTCGAGGAAGAGCAGCTGA AAGAGCGCCTGCAGGAGCTCGAGGAAGAGCAGCTGAGGCGCCAGGAACGTGACAGGAAACTCCGCCGGGAAGAAGAGCGCCTGCAGGAACTggaggaagagcagctgagacGCCAGGAGCGAGACAGGAAACTCCGCCGGGATCAAGAGCGCCTGCAGGAGCTCGAGGAAGAGCAGTTGCAGGACAGGAAGTTCCCCCGGGAACAAGAGCTCAGGCGTGACAGAAAACTCCGGAGAGAAGAAGAGCTCCGCCAGGAACTGGAGGAAGAGCAGCTGCGAGACCGAAAGTTGAGGGTGGAGGAGCAGCTTCGCAGGGAGCGCGAGGCAGAGCGGCAGCGTGTGCAGGAACGTGACAGAAACTTCCGCCGGGAACAAGAATTCCGCCAGGAACTAGAGGATGAGCAGCCTAGGGATAGAAAGTTCCGCCGGGAACAAGAGCTCAGACGCGACAGAAAACTCCATGAGGAAGAAGAGCGCCTGCAGGAACTGGAAGAAGAGCAGCTGAGGCGACAGGAGCGTGACAGGAAACTCCGCCGGGAAGAAGAGCGCCTGCAGGAGCTCGAGGAAGAGCAGCTGAG AAAACTCCGCAGGGAAGAAGAGCGCCTGCAGGAGCTCGAGGAAGAGCAGTTGAAGGACAGGAAGTTCCCCCGGGAACAAGAGCTCAGGCGTGACAGAAAACTCCGCAGAGAAGAAGAGCTCCGCCAGGAACTGGAGGAAGAGCAGCTGAGGCGACAGGAGCGTGACAGGAAACTCCGCAGGGAAGAAGAGCGCCTGCAGGAACTGGAGGAAGAGCAGCTACAAGACCGAAAGCTGAGGGTGGAGGAGCAGCTTCGCAGGGAGCGCGAGGCAGAGCGGCAGCGCGGACAGGAACGTGACAGAAAGTTCCGCCGGGAAGAAGAGCTCAGGCGCGACAGAAAACTCCGTGAGGAAGAAGAGCTCCGCCAGGAActccaggaagagcagctgagacGCCAGGAACGTGACAGGAAATTCCGTGAGCAAAAAGAGCACCGTCAGGAGCGCGACCAGAGATTCCGCGGGGAACCAGAGCTCCGGAATGAAAGGGAGGGGCATCAGCGGCGCCGCCAGGAACTCGAGGAAGAACAGCTTCGCTTTGAGGAACAGCAGCGTCGCCACCAGGAACGCGAGCAACAGCTTCGCCAAGAGCGCGACAGGGAATTccgggaggagaagcaggagcgCCAGGAACGTGAAGAACTGCAGTTGAGGAGGCAGAAACGAGATGGGCAGTACCAGGCTGAGAATCAGTTTGCCAGGGATACGATTCGTCGTCGCCAGGAACAAGAACGTCGTCAGGAAGAGGAACGAAGACGTCGCCAAGAGCGGGAGAGGAAATTTCAAGAGGAGCGGATCCgtaggcaggaggagcagaggcGCCGCCAAGCCTTGGAGACTGGCACGCGCCAGTTTGCCAACGTCCCTGTGCGTTCCAGCCCTCTCTATGAGTACATCCAAGAGCAGAGGTCTCAATACCGCCCTTAA